A single Mytilus trossulus isolate FHL-02 chromosome 12, PNRI_Mtr1.1.1.hap1, whole genome shotgun sequence DNA region contains:
- the LOC134692384 gene encoding uncharacterized protein LOC134692384 — translation MALTLKNPEILKECSRVIGKHRHEIKEVKDKSLVKNITIDNKKDIARTNKRNQRRNEFNADKMKLLSNSGEGKSFKGTYNVHRLQRQDKKTSVSKTLNDNFWMFFLENKTFRRTDYDKMQKQKQRALQKLSRYDVKIQHQDQRKLSKRELAVDFQLHWCDIIHSVPSFTEKKQCQYHQKDSKKKMVKTNVKSYNIETSHGPINLTKARYHDNCLGKYIEAAIKNRGLEGALKVASWTDCDEDRGTRIRMKIPEFLNEKGKISRKKSRGNKSNKRNKQKFLAPKQKKVKAKVKNNTVETNHRKTKIINARCRGKYIEAATKSQGWNRAFMVGTSSDCEDYRVSCFSWDSHMNTNEKGDMCFEKNIENEGKREDEQFWIEPQETKDTWEEWDSDE, via the exons ATGGCGCTAACATTGAAAAATCCAGAAATATTAAAGGAGTGCA gtagaGTAATTGGAAAGCATAGACATGAAATTAAGGAAGTTAAAGATAAATCCTTAGTGAAGAACATTacaatagataataaaaaagatattgct cgTACCAACAAAAGAAATCAAAGACGTAATGAATTCAATGCAGACAAAATGAAATTACTATCTAATAGCGGAGAAGGAAAATCATTTAAAGGAACGTATAATGTGCATAGACTTCAAAGACAAGATAAAAAAACATCTGTTTCAAAAACTCTAAATGATAATTTTTGGATGTTTTTTCTCGAAAACAAGACGTTTAGGAGAACAGATTAtgataaaatgcaaaaacaaaagcaGCGTGCTCTTCAAAAGTTGAGTAGGTATGATGTGAAAATTCAGCATCAAGAtcaaagaaaattgagtaaGCGAGAACTTGCTGTTGACTTTCAATTGCACTGGTGTGACATTATTCACTCGGTTCCTTCATTCACGGAGAAAAAACAATGCCAATATCACCAAAAGGACTCTAAAAAGAAAAtggtaaaaacaaatgtaaaaagttacAATATTGAAACATCTCACGGACCAATAAACCTCACAAAAGCACGATATCATGACAATTGTCTTGGTAAATATATTGAGGCAGCCATTAAAAATAGAGGTTTGGAAGGAGCATTGAAGGTTGCTTCTTGGACAGACTGTGATGAGGACAGAGGAACTAGGATTAGAATGAAAATTCCCGAGTTTTTAAATGAGAAAGGAAAAATTTCTCGAAAAAAATCCAGAGGAAATAAAAGCAACAAAAGGAATAAACAAAAGTTCCTAGCGCCTAAACAGAAAAAGGTCAAagcaaaagttaaaaataacacGGTCGAAACTAAtcacagaaaaacaaaaatcataaatgcaAGATGTCGTGGTAAATATATTGAGGCAGCAACGAAATCTCAAGGTTGGAATAGAGCGTTTATGGTTGGTACTTCATCAGACTGCGAAGATTACAGAGTATCTTGTTTTAGCTGGGATTCTCATATGAATACAAATGAGAAAGGAGACATGtgtttcgaaaaaaatatagaaaatgaaggCAAAAGAGAAGATGAACAATTTTGGATAGAGCCTCAAGAGACAAAAGACACATGGGAAGAGTGGGATTCGGATGAATAG